In Cyanobacteriota bacterium, the genomic window GTACTCGGTAAATCTTGCCGTTACCAATTAAGTCGCCGAAACTAGTAGTGCGCGTATCTAGCAGATTAATCCGAGCCATAAATTGAGATGAGTAAACTAGTTCTAACCTCTAAGGTATTAGGAGCCTGCCTATTTAGGGTAGCTGAAGCTCCGGCAAGCTAACACGGCGTTGGTACGGACGATACAGAGGTTGTCTGTGAGAGCTCAAGGTTGTCTGCCGCCGCACAATTTCACTGTCAGACTGCGAAGAGCAGCAGAACACCTGCCCCGTCTTGGAACTAGTCGGCACAAGCGTACCTCAGGCCGACTCAGACAACGCACCAGCAAGTATGAAAGCACTAGTGATAGTCTTGATAGAACGCTTGAACCATCTAGAAGAACGACCAAGGCAGAACTTAAGCAACTCATCGCGTCTATCCTCGACAGACAGCCTTGGGAAACCCTAAGCCAGAGCTAGCCAACATAGCACCCAGCAGTCGCACTCTTAAGTGGGAAGTGACTTGTGGTAAGGATTTTGATGGCGGTTGGGTCGTTGAGGGCATGGTCATAGAATAGGGTGGAGTTCCTAACGGAGGTTTATCCGACTGCATGCTTAGGACAATCTGTTCCTGCTTTGCTACCTGCCCGTTTAGAGAAGACAGAAACCCTAACCCATTGTGACCCCTGAACGGCTACCTTTTAGGGCTGCAGGGGTTAACTATTCAGTAACCACATTTGAACCAGCCGCAACGAAGATCTGTCTAAGCAGTACAGTCTTGCTGAAATCTATAGTGTAGACTGTAGACAAAACTTAATAATTTCTTTATGGTCTCAAGTCCTGTAGAGCAAATTTTTCGCCCTTACTACCTATGCAAGCTATGCAACCACCTGCTCAAGGTTTCAGTATTAGTGCAGCTGCAATCCGTCGTCACGTTGCCACATTGGTACTCACCATAGCGGTGGTGGTTTTAGGAATTTTCTTTGTATCGCGACTACAGGTTGATTTATTGCCACAGATAACCTATCCCCGCATTGGGGTTGAGGTACGTGCTCCAGGGGTTGATCCTGAAGTGGCGGTTGACCAGATTACGCGACCCTTGGAAGAGGTGCTATCAGCTACTGAAGGCGTAGAGCAAATTTTTTCTCGCACCCGTGAAGGATTTTCCCGGGTAGATTTGTTCTTTCGTCCGGGGGGTAATATTGATCGCGCCCTCAATGATGCGGTTGCAGCGTTTAACCGAGGCAGAAACCAACTCCCTGACAATCTGGAAGAAGCACGAATCTTCAAGTTTGATCCCTCCCAGTTGCCGTTGTATGAGTTTGCACTGACATCTACCATGATGACGGATCTGGAACTGCGAACCTTTGCTGATGAAGAGATTGCCCGCGAGTTGAGCTTGGTTCCAGGGGTAGCTGTTGCAGATGTAGCAGGTGGTGTGGAGGAAGAGATTCAAGTCAACTTGGATCCAGTACGGATGCAAGCTGTGGGCATCGGGATTACAGATGTCCTGAGAGTGCTGCGCGATCGCAACCAAGATGTATCGGGTGGGCGGATTACAGGCAGTGCTGACGAGCCACTGATTCGGACAGTCGGGCAATTTCGCAGTGCTGATGACATTCGAGAACTGTCAATAATCAGCGGTAACAGATTGGTGCCGGGGCAACCTGCTCCTCGCGTTTACCTCCGAGATGTAGCTGAAATCAATGATGGGGCAGCAGAGCAACGGTTATTTGCGCGGTTGAACGGAAAAACAGCCGTAAAGGTAACAGTGCAAAAGCAGCCCGATGCTAACTCAATCGCAGTCATTCGAGGGATTAAGCAAAAGCTTGCCGAGTTGCGCCAACTGGGTGTCATCCGGGATGAGATGACAATTGTGGAAACCGTAGACGAGTCTCAGTTCATTAGCAATGCCAT contains:
- a CDS encoding efflux RND transporter permease subunit, which gives rise to MQAMQPPAQGFSISAAAIRRHVATLVLTIAVVVLGIFFVSRLQVDLLPQITYPRIGVEVRAPGVDPEVAVDQITRPLEEVLSATEGVEQIFSRTREGFSRVDLFFRPGGNIDRALNDAVAAFNRGRNQLPDNLEEARIFKFDPSQLPLYEFALTSTMMTDLELRTFADEEIARELSLVPGVAVADVAGGVEEEIQVNLDPVRMQAVGIGITDVLRVLRDRNQDVSGGRITGSADEPLIRTVGQFRSADDIRELSIISGNRLVPGQPAPRVYLRDVAEINDGAAEQRLFARLNGKTAVKVTVQKQPDANSIAVIRGIKQKLAELRQLGVIRDEMTIVETVDESQFISNAINNVIAAGLIGSLLAGLAVLLFLGSLRQTLVIILAIPLSTLAAVILMAMFGLSLNIFSLGGLALGVGIVVDNSIVMLEAIVKGTYQSSPAPSSTISSHGSTQPTPPL